From Trichoplusia ni isolate ovarian cell line Hi5 chromosome 20, tn1, whole genome shotgun sequence, a single genomic window includes:
- the LOC113503859 gene encoding uncharacterized protein LOC113503859 isoform X3, which translates to MIFQARMELPVLDKFCFIFDLRTGCIVMGIINSILTFILSVLLITFAVNIRDPTEAQMKRDDIDSGMSSVVYTIVVLLAVLLLVKFLLDLVFVYAVYKEKCGIMKKYCIFWIIFLVLFIIGFLKTLFHMDAGHVIAQILFLAENFYYIVVIRSYLISINEDGVL; encoded by the exons atgattttccaGGCAAGGATGGAGCTTCCAGTGCTAGACAAGTTCTGTTTCATCTTCGACCTGAGGACAGGATGTATCGTCATGGGAATTATCAATTCA ATCCTGACATTCATCCTCTCGGTTCTCCTGATAACCTTCGCGGTGAACATCCGCGACCCGACGGAGGCGCAGATGAAGCGCGATGACATCGACTCGGGGATGTCCTCCGTGGTGTACACCATCGTGGTGCTGCTGGCTGTGCTGCTGCTCGTCAAGTTCCTGCTCGACCTGGTCTTCGTGTACGCCGTGTATAAG GAGAAATGTGGCATCATGAAGAAATACTGCATCTTCTGGATCATATTCCTGGTGCTCTTCATCATCGGCTTCCTGAAGACCCTGTTCCACATGGATGCTGGGCATGTCATCGCGCAAATACTCTTCTTGG CTGAAAACTTCTACTATATCGTCGTAATTAGGAGCTATTTGATATCAATCAACGAAGACGGAGTCCTGTAA
- the LOC113503859 gene encoding uncharacterized protein LOC113503859 isoform X1 — translation MIFQARMELPVLDKFCFIFDLRTGCIVMGIINSILTFILSVLLITFAVNIRDPTEAQMKRDDIDSGMSSVVYTIVVLLAVLLLVKFLLDLVFVYAVYKEKCGIMKKYCIFWIIFLVLFIIGFLKTLFHMDAGHVIAQILFLGKFDLSLHFFLLLPLVRTKTKRKIIILTDV, via the exons atgattttccaGGCAAGGATGGAGCTTCCAGTGCTAGACAAGTTCTGTTTCATCTTCGACCTGAGGACAGGATGTATCGTCATGGGAATTATCAATTCA ATCCTGACATTCATCCTCTCGGTTCTCCTGATAACCTTCGCGGTGAACATCCGCGACCCGACGGAGGCGCAGATGAAGCGCGATGACATCGACTCGGGGATGTCCTCCGTGGTGTACACCATCGTGGTGCTGCTGGCTGTGCTGCTGCTCGTCAAGTTCCTGCTCGACCTGGTCTTCGTGTACGCCGTGTATAAG GAGAAATGTGGCATCATGAAGAAATACTGCATCTTCTGGATCATATTCCTGGTGCTCTTCATCATCGGCTTCCTGAAGACCCTGTTCCACATGGATGCTGGGCATGTCATCGCGCAAATACTCTTCTTGGGTAAGTTTGATTTAAGCTTGCACTTCTTTCTTCTTCTGCCTTTAGTTcgaacaaaaactaaaagaaaaataattatcctAACGGACGTATGA
- the LOC113503859 gene encoding uncharacterized protein LOC113503859 isoform X2 codes for MARMELPVLDKFCFIFDLRTGCIVMGIINSILTFILSVLLITFAVNIRDPTEAQMKRDDIDSGMSSVVYTIVVLLAVLLLVKFLLDLVFVYAVYKEKCGIMKKYCIFWIIFLVLFIIGFLKTLFHMDAGHVIAQILFLGKFDLSLHFFLLLPLVRTKTKRKIIILTDV; via the exons ATG GCAAGGATGGAGCTTCCAGTGCTAGACAAGTTCTGTTTCATCTTCGACCTGAGGACAGGATGTATCGTCATGGGAATTATCAATTCA ATCCTGACATTCATCCTCTCGGTTCTCCTGATAACCTTCGCGGTGAACATCCGCGACCCGACGGAGGCGCAGATGAAGCGCGATGACATCGACTCGGGGATGTCCTCCGTGGTGTACACCATCGTGGTGCTGCTGGCTGTGCTGCTGCTCGTCAAGTTCCTGCTCGACCTGGTCTTCGTGTACGCCGTGTATAAG GAGAAATGTGGCATCATGAAGAAATACTGCATCTTCTGGATCATATTCCTGGTGCTCTTCATCATCGGCTTCCTGAAGACCCTGTTCCACATGGATGCTGGGCATGTCATCGCGCAAATACTCTTCTTGGGTAAGTTTGATTTAAGCTTGCACTTCTTTCTTCTTCTGCCTTTAGTTcgaacaaaaactaaaagaaaaataattatcctAACGGACGTATGA
- the LOC113503650 gene encoding alkaline phosphatase-like: protein MRLRSVLVFCSIIAAARCSLRTDQKFWKGLAESELEEALKVKWNLNPATNVILFVGDGMGPNTVTATRMYKGGETHRLAYEKFPHMGLLKTYSANKIVPDSACTATAMFCGVKTNQDTIGVDATVKKNDCEASLQPEGRLQSLAALALKAGKSAGFVTTMRVTHATPGPIYAHSANRNWECEARLPEGSPCKDIARQLVEDWPGRDLHVIMGGGRQALVSNSTGTPIDPISKDWWTCYRQDGRNLIETYREDKTNRGLKHSVVANNQELDELDVENTDYLMGIFSNEHLSYDHQRHKGPDGMPSLSDMVKAAIKVLQKNKKGYFLMVEGGNVDMAHHRGWAKRAVDEAAAMETAVQVAANMTDEEDTLLIVTSDHTHTLNINGYPNRGESIFGIAGASSVDGVNYTTLSYSNGGPGSFQFYVKTDEEGSKVARKDPSGEDTEAFDYNQVAGIQLVENSHGGGDVAIYARGPHSHLFHNVHEQHYVFHAISYAAKIGDYYGTSSGTITNINVVYICITTTIAVLFATLKI from the exons ATGCGCTTGCGCAGTGTGCTTGTGTTCTGTTCTATAATCGCCGCCGCGCGATGTTCCTTGCGAACCG ACCAAAAATTTTGGAAAGGTCTCGCCGAAAGCGAGTTAGAAGAAGCTCTGAAAGTGAAATGGAACCTGAATCCGGCGACCAACGTGATTCTCTTCGTTGGAGACGGCATGGGGCCGAACACCGTGACCGCTACCAGGATGTACAAGGGAGGAGAGACTCATCGACTGGCTTATGAGAAGTTCCCACACATGGGGTTACTGAag ACATACTCGGCCAACAAAATAGTGCCAGACTCAGCGTGCACGGCGACCGCTATGTTCTGCGGCGTGAAGACCAACCAGGACACGATAGGGGTAGACGCTACAGTCAAGAAAAATGACTGTGAAGCTTCTCTCCAACCAGAAGGCAGACTGCAGTCGCTGGCAGCCCTCGCTTTGAAAGCAGGGAAAAGTGCAG GATTTGTGACAACCATGCGCGTGACGCACGCCACCCCCGGGCCTATCTACGCGCACAGTGCGAACCGCAACTGGGAATGCGAGGCCAGACTGCCAGAGGGCAGTCCGTGCAAGGACATCGCTAGGCAACTCGTTGAAGACTGGCCTGGACGTGACCTACAT GTAATAATGGGAGGCGGCAGACAAGCCCTAGTCTCTAACTCTACAGGCACTCCAATAGACCCGATCAGCAAAGACTGGTGGACGTGCTACCGACAAGATGGCAGGAACCTCATAGAAACATACAGGGAAGACAAAACCAACCGAGGGTTAAAACACAGCGTAGTCGCCAACAATCAAGAGCTAGATGAGCTGGATGTGGAAAATACTGATTATTTAATGG gTATTTTCTCCAACGAACATTTGAGCTACGATCACCAGAGGCACAAGGGCCCCGACGGTATGCCTTCCTTATCCGACATGGTAAAAGCAGCCATCAAGGTTCTGCAAAAGAACAAAAAAGGCTACTTCCTCATG gtAGAAGGAGGCAACGTAGACATGGCTCACCATAGAGGCTGGGCCAAGAGGGCGGTGGACGAGGCCGCGGCGATGGAGACCGCAGTCCAAGTGGCTGCCAACATGACTGATGAAGAGGACACACTTCTCATCGTCACGAGTGACCACACTCACACGTTGAACATAAATGGGTACCCTAATAGAGGGGAAAGCATCTTTG GCATAGCTGGTGCATCGAGCGTGGACGGCGTAAACTACACCACGCTGTCCTACAGCAATGGAGGTCCGGGTTCATTCCAGTTCTACGTGAAGACAGACGAGGAAGGCAGCAAGGTGGCCAGGAAGGACCCCAGTGGGGAAGACACTGAGGCCTTCGACTATAACCAGGTGGCTGGGATACAGCTGGTCGAGAACTCGCACGGAGGTGGTGATGTCGCTATTTATGCTAGAG GTCCTCACTCACACTTATTCCACAACGTGCACGAGCAGCACTACGTGTTCCACGCTATCTCCTACGCGGCCAAGATTGGTGATTACTATGGCACATCCAGTGGAACAATAACCAACATCAATGTAGTGTACATTTGTATCACAACGACAATTGCTGTGCTCTTTGCTACTTTGAAGATATGA